A portion of the Podospora pseudoanserina strain CBS 124.78 chromosome 2, whole genome shotgun sequence genome contains these proteins:
- a CDS encoding hypothetical protein (COG:G; EggNog:ENOG503NWG6; CAZy:GH79): MMVSRLCFLWLASYAPHLVAAVSYSVPSSPPSNSSPLLDPAPVGVSLEFFTFPGYMENVTSTMTCLKNFKDLTGSWPPVRVGGTTQDRATYNAQSSAAVTYSVSNPADAPMSLTFGPSFFDLAASYPGKVIIGLNRRLNNLGNTLAASRLAHQRMRNLDSIELGNEPNFYTNSDPIAGGTWNAARDRASQVEWQRALASNLTTSSIISAGVFFGTDKFNNANLAREEGNAMAAVKNFNSHNYPQWAGTYNLARLMSHSAIATQIAPFKAEAAAARVAGKDYIMGETNSATQGGGGISPTFGAALWIVDYVAQSLLLGIKSIYFHQGTIGNCQYCWWGRFSMGNPYYGAYFITAALAEAQRIAPLDSFLNNFGGYAIYKDNKPIRILLINSNYYESGTRSRESFTLTGLPSGLTSVLSKRLTGSSATSRSDRSSPATFGGQTFQDGTCVKQGIEQVEEASVGAGSVTLSLAASEALLVYL, encoded by the exons ATGATGGTGAGCAGATTGTGTTTTTTGTGGCTTGCAAGCTATGCACCACATCTCGTTGCAGCTGTTTCGTACAGCGTGCCATCATCGCCTCCATCGAATTCCAGTCCTCTCCTAGATCCGGCGCCGGTGGGCGTGTC ACTGGAATTCTTCACTTTCCCTGGCTACATGGAAAATGTCACGTCCACCATGACGTGCTTGAAGAACTTCAAAGATCTCACCGGCTCATGGCCGCCGGTAAGGGTTGGTGGAACAACGCA AGACCGGGCAACATATAATGCCCAATCATCGGCAGCGGTCACTTACTCTGTCAGCAACCCCGCTGATGCACCCATGAGTCTGACGTTTGGTCCTTCGTTTTTCGACCTGGCGGCCTCATACCCCGGGAAGGTTATAATTGGACTCAACAGGCGACTGAATAATCTGGGCAACACTCTCGCAGCTTCAAGGCTCGCTCACCAAAGGATGAGAAACCTGGACTCGATCGAGCTCGGCAACGAACCCAACTTCTACACCAATAGCGACCCGATCGCTGGTGGCACCTGGAACGCAGCTCGGGACCGTGCCAGTCAGGTTGAATGGCAGAGGGCCTTGGCCAGCAATCTGACAACTTCCAGCATCATCTCCGCGGGCGTCTTCTTTGGGACAGACAAATTCAACAATGCGAATCTGGCCAGAGAGGAAGGAAACGCGATGGCAGCTGTCAAAAATTTCAACTCGCATAATTACCCACAGTGGGCAGGGACCTATAATTTGGCAAGACTCATGAGCCATAGCGCGATTGCGACACAGATTGCGCCCTTCAAGGCTGAGGCTGCGGCAGCCAGAGTTGCTGGCAAGGACTATATCATGGGGGAGACAAACAGCGCAACCCAAG GAGGGGGTGGCATAAGCCCAACATTCGGCGCCGCTTTGTGGATCGTAGATTATGTGGCCCAGTCCCTATTATTGGGCATCAAGTCTATCTACTTCCACCAGGGAACTATCGGAAACTGTCAGTACTGTTGGTGGGGCAGGTTCAGTATGGGAAACCCTTATTATGGAGCTTACTTCATCACGGCGGCCCTGGCAGAAGCACAAAGAATTGCTCCGTTGGATAGCTTCTTGAATAACTTTGGGGGATACGCCATctacaaggacaacaagccCATCCGAATCTTGCTCATCAACTCCAACTACTACGAATCGGGGACCAGATCGAGAGAAAGCTTCACGTTGACTGGACTGCCTTCCGGCCTCACGAGCGTCCTGTCCAAAAGACTGACTGGGAGTAGTGCTACTTCTAGATCCGACAGGTCTAGTCCCGCCACCTTTGGTGGTCAGACTTTCCAAGACGGAACGTGTGTGAAGCAAGGAATCGaacaggtggaggaggctaGCGTGGGAGCGGGGAGTGTTACGTTGAGCTTGGCCGCGTCCGAGGCATTGCTGGTGTACCTGTGA